In Paenibacillus sp. 1781tsa1, one DNA window encodes the following:
- a CDS encoding MalY/PatB family protein produces the protein MKYNFDEIIDRTGTNAMNTDGFRQYIFNASEDMTFPFKDEEFIRMWIADMEFATPPEILDAVKERLDRRIMGYSQVFDPAYYEAVSNWMKRYYDWSFPKEHLETSNGIIPALYELVEYICQSDEKVLILTPSYGFFKSAAEHNDLELVCSDMLNEQGRYSIDFEDFESKAKDEKVRVCIFCNPHNPSGRVWTTEELQRVGEICLRNNVWIISDEIHCDLLRTGKRHTPLAKLFPDTDRIITCMSPSKTFNMAGLMFSNVIIPNKALRDIWQARHYGFKNPLSIAATQAAYETGDEWLKQLKGYLDANFACVEQYVKQHLPLAVFHIPEATYLAWIDISAYAPEHVSLPLFFAEQAGVLLEDGHMFVANGEGCIRLNLACPRSVLQEGLRRISSVLVKEVEEVPV, from the coding sequence ATGAAATATAACTTTGATGAGATTATAGATCGCACAGGTACAAATGCCATGAATACGGATGGATTCCGTCAATATATTTTTAACGCTTCAGAAGATATGACATTTCCATTTAAGGACGAAGAATTTATTCGCATGTGGATTGCAGATATGGAGTTCGCCACACCTCCCGAGATTCTGGATGCAGTGAAGGAACGTTTGGACCGCAGAATTATGGGTTACTCCCAGGTGTTTGATCCGGCATACTATGAAGCTGTCTCGAATTGGATGAAAAGGTACTATGATTGGTCCTTTCCGAAGGAGCATTTGGAGACCTCAAACGGAATCATCCCTGCTTTATATGAACTGGTGGAGTATATTTGTCAATCGGATGAGAAAGTACTGATCCTGACCCCGTCTTATGGTTTTTTCAAGTCAGCTGCGGAGCATAATGATCTTGAACTGGTATGTTCGGATATGCTTAATGAGCAGGGGCGTTACTCGATTGATTTTGAGGATTTTGAGAGCAAGGCCAAGGATGAGAAGGTAAGGGTATGTATTTTCTGCAACCCCCATAATCCGTCTGGACGCGTCTGGACAACGGAAGAGTTACAACGTGTGGGTGAGATCTGTCTGAGGAACAATGTATGGATTATTTCGGATGAAATTCACTGTGACCTGCTGCGGACTGGCAAAAGACATACGCCACTTGCGAAGCTGTTCCCGGATACGGATCGAATCATTACCTGCATGTCTCCGAGCAAAACATTCAACATGGCTGGTCTGATGTTCTCCAATGTCATCATTCCGAATAAGGCACTTCGAGACATCTGGCAGGCACGCCATTATGGTTTCAAAAACCCACTGAGCATTGCTGCCACGCAAGCGGCTTACGAAACGGGTGATGAGTGGCTGAAACAATTAAAAGGTTATCTAGACGCCAATTTCGCTTGCGTAGAACAGTATGTGAAGCAGCATCTGCCGCTGGCTGTCTTTCATATTCCGGAAGCCACATATCTGGCCTGGATTGATATCTCGGCATATGCTCCCGAGCATGTAAGTTTACCGTTATTCTTCGCTGAGCAAGCGGGTGTGTTGCTCGAAGATGGTCATATGTTTGTAGCGAATGGTGAGGGTTGTATTCGGTTGAATCTGGCTTGTCCGCGTTCTGTCCTTCAGGAAGGATTACGGAGAATCAGTAGTGTGCTTGTAAAAGAAGTCGAAGAGGTACCCGTTTAA
- a CDS encoding helix-turn-helix domain-containing protein produces MNNINQEVGKKIRNFRKWRGLTIQQLADQIFKSKGTLSKYESGDITLDLVTLHHIANALNIQVEQLLYQEPRHASPLMNAVPSSFFKNSTRFYSYFYDGRNNSLIRCVIDMMAQSDANRYRTVMYMNVKDFENYQECENMYWGHTEHYDTLTTLILKNQATPLENLYINILASFQESEKKWGLMAGVSFRPFMPIALKMLFSRTPLPENQELYNELKISKEDLRTLKIYNMLAVT; encoded by the coding sequence ATGAACAATATCAATCAGGAAGTTGGTAAGAAAATACGAAACTTTCGGAAGTGGCGGGGACTGACCATTCAACAGCTGGCGGATCAGATCTTCAAGAGCAAGGGCACCCTGTCCAAATATGAGAGCGGAGATATTACACTTGATCTGGTCACGTTACATCATATTGCGAACGCGCTCAACATTCAGGTGGAACAACTCTTGTACCAAGAACCCAGACACGCTTCCCCCCTGATGAATGCAGTTCCGTCCAGCTTTTTCAAGAATTCTACACGTTTCTATTCCTACTTCTATGATGGGCGTAACAACAGTCTCATTCGATGTGTCATTGACATGATGGCTCAATCGGATGCCAACCGTTATCGCACCGTGATGTATATGAATGTGAAGGATTTTGAGAACTACCAGGAATGCGAGAATATGTACTGGGGCCACACCGAACATTATGATACACTCACCACGCTGATTTTAAAAAATCAGGCCACACCGCTGGAGAATCTATATATTAATATTCTGGCATCTTTTCAGGAATCGGAGAAAAAGTGGGGACTGATGGCTGGTGTCTCCTTCAGACCTTTCATGCCGATCGCGCTCAAAATGTTATTCTCCAGAACCCCGCTGCCCGAGAATCAGGAGTTATATAATGAATTAAAAATCTCAAAGGAAGATCTTCGGACCCTGAAAATATACAACATGCTCGCTGTCACTTGA